One genomic segment of Mesoterricola silvestris includes these proteins:
- a CDS encoding GNAT family N-acetyltransferase: MLTLRPAAPADIPLILAYVRELALYERAPEKAVATEADMDRALFGEAPLAWVILAEWEGRPAGFALWFYNFSTWEGKPSLYLEDLFVRPEFRGHGIGRTLLKRLAAIALERGCTRYTWSVLDWNQPSIEFYESQGAQVLREWLHCRVEGEALRKLAE, encoded by the coding sequence ATGCTCACCCTCCGCCCCGCCGCCCCCGCCGACATCCCCCTCATCCTCGCCTACGTGCGGGAACTGGCCCTGTACGAAAGGGCCCCCGAGAAGGCCGTGGCGACCGAAGCCGACATGGACCGCGCCCTCTTCGGGGAAGCGCCCCTGGCCTGGGTGATCCTGGCCGAGTGGGAGGGGCGCCCCGCCGGCTTCGCCCTGTGGTTCTACAACTTCAGCACCTGGGAGGGCAAGCCCTCGCTGTACCTGGAGGATCTCTTCGTCCGACCCGAGTTCCGGGGCCACGGCATCGGCAGGACGCTCCTGAAGCGCCTGGCCGCCATCGCCCTGGAGCGGGGCTGCACCCGGTACACCTGGTCCGTGCTGGACTGGAACCAGCCCTCCATCGAGTTCTACGAGAGCCAGGGCGCCCAGGTGCTGAGGGAATGGCTCCATTGCCGCGTGGAGGGCGAGGCCCTTCGCAAGCTGGCGGAATAG
- a CDS encoding LysR family transcriptional regulator, with protein sequence MDTKRLTYFCTIVEQGQISRAARLLNMSQPPLSQRLKELEDELGVQLIIREGHAWQVTESGQLLYERARQVLDQLGDLPSEVKNVADGLSGTIRIGTSSVCASTFLKVLPSLHRRYPRLKFSLLISDSSDLANHVDSRELDFAILLLPVPEEGYTVRLLPTGNLVVVLPPSLEPEGMPERVGVEHLAGIPLLCMRRWTGGGTYEYLLKAFQEKKIRPNILLDCPDVRTLLGCLLRGLEAAAIIPASEIPSTLGGRFSIHPLDLPGMSLHPALIHRTDRYLSQAARDVIETIVAG encoded by the coding sequence ATGGACACGAAGCGGCTCACCTACTTCTGCACCATCGTCGAGCAGGGACAGATCAGCCGCGCCGCGCGCCTCCTCAACATGTCCCAGCCCCCGCTGAGCCAGCGGCTCAAGGAGCTGGAGGACGAACTGGGGGTGCAGCTCATCATCCGCGAAGGCCACGCCTGGCAGGTGACGGAGTCCGGGCAGCTGCTGTACGAAAGGGCCCGGCAGGTGCTGGACCAGCTGGGCGATCTCCCCTCGGAAGTGAAGAACGTCGCCGACGGCCTCTCGGGCACCATCCGCATCGGCACGTCCAGCGTCTGCGCCTCCACCTTCCTGAAGGTGCTGCCCTCCCTCCACCGGCGCTACCCGAGGCTGAAGTTCAGCCTTCTCATCTCCGACAGCTCGGACCTGGCGAACCACGTGGATTCCCGAGAGCTGGACTTCGCGATCCTGCTCCTGCCCGTGCCGGAGGAGGGCTACACGGTGCGCCTGCTGCCCACCGGAAACCTCGTGGTGGTCCTGCCCCCGTCCCTCGAGCCCGAAGGCATGCCCGAGCGGGTCGGCGTGGAGCACCTGGCGGGAATCCCCCTCCTGTGCATGCGGCGGTGGACCGGCGGCGGCACCTACGAATACCTGCTGAAGGCCTTCCAGGAGAAGAAGATCCGGCCGAACATCCTCCTGGACTGCCCCGACGTGCGCACCCTCCTGGGCTGCCTCCTGCGGGGCCTGGAGGCCGCGGCGATCATCCCCGCCTCGGAGATCCCCTCGACCCTGGGAGGCCGCTTCAGCATCCACCCCCTGGACCTTCCGGGCATGTCCCTCCACCCCGCCCTCATCCACCGCACCGACCGGTACCTCTCCCAGGCGGCGCGGGACGTCATCGAGACCATCGTGGCCGGCTAG
- a CDS encoding UbiX family flavin prenyltransferase gives MSGPKRLVVGISGASCANLAIRLLQAMRGQEGWETDLVTTDGARRTLEHELHLAPGELEALATRIHDVRNIGATIASGTYRTEGMVVIPCSMKTVAGIAHGYSENLLLRAADVTLKERRKLVLLARETPLSVIHLQNMLTLATMGVVIMPPVLTSYHGPASVGDMEDHLVGKVMAEFGMEYEKFRRWKG, from the coding sequence ATGTCCGGTCCCAAGCGCCTCGTGGTCGGCATCAGCGGCGCAAGCTGCGCCAACCTCGCCATCCGGCTCCTGCAGGCCATGCGGGGGCAGGAGGGCTGGGAGACCGACCTGGTCACCACGGACGGCGCCCGCCGGACCCTGGAGCACGAACTCCACCTCGCCCCGGGGGAGCTGGAGGCCCTGGCCACCCGCATCCATGACGTCAGGAACATCGGCGCCACCATCGCCAGCGGCACGTACCGCACCGAAGGCATGGTCGTCATCCCCTGCAGCATGAAGACGGTGGCCGGCATCGCCCACGGCTACTCCGAGAACCTCCTCCTGCGCGCCGCGGACGTCACGCTCAAGGAGCGCCGCAAGCTGGTGCTCCTGGCCCGGGAGACGCCCCTGAGCGTCATCCACCTCCAGAACATGCTCACCCTGGCCACGATGGGTGTGGTGATCATGCCGCCCGTCCTCACGTCCTACCACGGACCCGCGTCCGTGGGGGACATGGAGGATCACCTGGTGGGGAAGGTAATGGCGGAGTTCGGGATGGAATACGAGAAGTTCAGGAGATGGAAGGGCTGA
- a CDS encoding nickel-dependent hydrogenase large subunit → MTKRIVIDPVTRIEGHLRIEAVVENGVVKDAFSAGTMVRGIEKILRGRDPRDAWAFTERVCGVCTTVHALASCRSVEDALGIEVPKNAELVRNLMFCAQFIQDHVVHFYHLHALDWVDVVSMLKADPAAASRIAQSLSAWPRSNPGHFAAVQTRLRKYVESGQLGIFANGYWGHKAYKLPPEVNLIAVSHYLDALEWQKEIVKIHAIFGGKNPHPNYLVGGVPCSFNIDEVNAINTERLNHVASLIKDAITFVEQVYVPDLLAIAGFYKDWAAIGGGLENYLAYGDLPTRGIRDVGSFLLPRGAILGRNLNEVHEVNGRDEKEIREYISHSWYKYGGGDQVGLHPFKGETEFNYTGPKPPYDQLNVEGKYSWLKTPRWKEHPMEVGPLARMLVAYAKGDTDVKELVGVVLGKLDVPIGALFSTLGRTAARGVETQVVAHWMKGFFDELVANLRNGEVRTHTRYHWDPDTWPAAAEGVGLTEAPRGALAHWISIKDKVIDNYQLVVPSTWNASPRDAQGQRSSYEAALIGTPVANVDQPVEILRTVHSFDPCLACAVHLYDPTGRQIHQVQFN, encoded by the coding sequence ATGACCAAGCGCATCGTCATCGATCCCGTCACCCGCATCGAGGGCCACCTCCGCATCGAGGCGGTGGTGGAGAACGGCGTCGTGAAGGACGCCTTCAGCGCCGGCACCATGGTCCGCGGCATCGAGAAGATCCTCAGGGGCCGCGATCCAAGGGATGCCTGGGCCTTCACCGAGCGCGTCTGCGGCGTGTGCACCACGGTCCACGCCCTGGCCAGCTGCCGCAGCGTCGAGGACGCCCTGGGCATCGAGGTGCCGAAGAACGCCGAACTGGTGCGAAACCTCATGTTCTGCGCGCAGTTCATCCAGGACCACGTGGTCCACTTCTACCACCTGCACGCCCTGGACTGGGTGGACGTGGTGAGCATGCTCAAGGCCGACCCCGCGGCCGCGTCCAGGATCGCCCAGTCCCTTTCCGCCTGGCCCCGGTCCAATCCCGGCCACTTCGCCGCCGTGCAGACCCGCCTGAGGAAGTACGTGGAAAGCGGCCAGCTGGGGATCTTCGCCAACGGCTACTGGGGCCACAAGGCCTACAAGCTCCCGCCGGAGGTGAACCTCATCGCCGTGTCCCACTACCTGGACGCCCTGGAGTGGCAGAAGGAGATCGTGAAGATCCACGCCATCTTCGGCGGCAAGAACCCCCACCCCAACTACCTGGTGGGCGGGGTGCCCTGCTCGTTCAACATCGACGAGGTCAACGCCATCAACACCGAGCGCCTCAACCACGTGGCCAGCCTCATCAAGGACGCCATCACCTTCGTGGAGCAGGTGTACGTGCCCGATCTCCTGGCCATCGCCGGGTTCTACAAGGACTGGGCCGCCATCGGCGGAGGCCTGGAGAACTACCTGGCCTACGGGGACCTGCCCACCCGGGGCATCCGGGACGTGGGTTCCTTCCTGCTCCCCCGGGGCGCCATCCTGGGCCGCAACCTCAACGAGGTCCACGAGGTCAACGGCCGGGACGAGAAGGAGATCAGGGAGTACATCTCCCACTCCTGGTACAAGTACGGCGGCGGGGACCAGGTCGGCCTCCACCCCTTCAAGGGCGAGACCGAGTTCAACTACACTGGCCCCAAGCCCCCGTACGACCAGCTCAACGTGGAGGGGAAGTACTCCTGGCTCAAGACGCCGCGGTGGAAGGAGCATCCCATGGAGGTGGGCCCCCTGGCCCGGATGCTGGTTGCCTACGCCAAGGGCGACACCGACGTGAAGGAGCTGGTGGGGGTGGTGCTGGGCAAGCTGGACGTGCCCATCGGCGCCCTCTTCTCCACCCTGGGCCGCACCGCGGCGCGGGGCGTGGAGACCCAGGTGGTGGCGCACTGGATGAAGGGGTTCTTTGACGAGCTGGTCGCCAACCTCAGGAACGGCGAGGTCCGCACCCACACCCGCTACCACTGGGACCCCGACACCTGGCCCGCCGCGGCCGAGGGGGTGGGCCTCACCGAGGCCCCCCGGGGAGCCCTGGCCCACTGGATCAGCATCAAGGACAAGGTCATCGACAACTACCAGCTGGTGGTGCCCAGCACCTGGAACGCCTCCCCCCGGGACGCCCAGGGGCAGCGGTCCTCGTACGAGGCCGCCCTGATCGGGACGCCCGTGGCCAACGTGGACCAGCCGGTGGAGATCCTCCGGACGGTCCATTCCTTCGATCCCTGCCTGGCCTGCGCCGTGCACCTGTACGACCCCACCGGCCGGCAGATCCACCAGGTCCAGTTCAACTGA
- a CDS encoding thioredoxin family protein, which yields MPRLPLLPAALVALAATPALAGQPRPAQDLLREAQAAAAPSGRTVLVAFHASWCSWCRRLEAVLARPAVKEIMDRHFVTQWLTIQERGPKKELDNPGAAELYATWTAGAKTGIPFYLVLDAQGAPRSSSIRPIAGGPAENIGYPGSPAEIQAFISLLKDGAPALTPAETAVLASELDAAKPGK from the coding sequence GTGCCGCGCCTTCCCCTGCTCCCAGCCGCCCTCGTGGCCCTCGCCGCCACCCCCGCCCTCGCGGGGCAACCCCGGCCCGCCCAGGATCTCCTCCGGGAGGCCCAGGCCGCGGCGGCGCCCTCGGGGCGGACGGTGCTGGTGGCCTTCCACGCCTCCTGGTGCTCCTGGTGCCGGCGCCTGGAGGCCGTCCTGGCCCGGCCCGCGGTGAAGGAGATCATGGACCGCCACTTCGTCACCCAGTGGCTCACCATCCAGGAGCGCGGGCCCAAGAAGGAGCTGGACAACCCCGGCGCCGCGGAGCTGTACGCCACCTGGACCGCCGGCGCGAAGACCGGGATCCCCTTCTACCTGGTGCTGGACGCCCAGGGCGCGCCGCGCTCCTCCTCCATCCGCCCCATCGCCGGCGGCCCCGCGGAGAACATCGGCTATCCCGGCAGCCCCGCCGAGATCCAGGCCTTCATCTCGCTCCTGAAGGACGGCGCCCCCGCCCTCACCCCGGCCGAGACGGCCGTCCTCGCGTCCGAACTGGACGCCGCCAAGCCGGGGAAGTGA
- a CDS encoding UbiD family decarboxylase → MSPIATAVNVHDLRSALELLGQHEGQLHQTDVEVDPVAELSGVYRYIGAGGTVMRPTKLGPAMLFNNIKGFPGSRVSIGMLADRRRVALLLGTTVDKVGTVLCEALNNPIVPKVVKAGSAVCQEVVHKATDPGFDIRTLIPAPTNTPEDAGPFITMGLCYGKDPENGQEDVTIHRLCVQGKDEISMMFVPGRHLDSFRIKAEKAGKPQPISISIGLDPAVYVAACFEAPSTPLGFNELGIAGAVRGQAVEVVECLTVDAKAIANAEIVIEGFLQPDVRVVEDQNSHTGKAMPEFPGYNGPAHPSLPVIKVTAVTHRVNPIMQTTIGPSEEHVNLAGIPTEASITTMVGKALPGFLQNVYAHPSGGGKYLAILQVKKAVPFDEGRQRQAALLAFSSFSELKHVILVDEDVDPFDTNDVLWAMTTRFQADADVIAIPGVRCHPLDPSQTPEMSPSIRGKGIATKAIFDCTVPFELKARFQRAQFMEVDYKRFL, encoded by the coding sequence ATGTCACCAATTGCAACCGCCGTGAACGTCCACGACCTGCGGTCGGCCCTCGAACTCCTCGGGCAGCACGAAGGCCAGCTGCACCAGACCGACGTGGAGGTGGACCCCGTCGCCGAGCTCTCCGGCGTCTACCGCTACATCGGCGCGGGCGGCACCGTGATGCGCCCCACCAAGCTCGGCCCCGCGATGCTCTTCAACAACATCAAGGGCTTCCCGGGCTCCCGCGTCTCCATCGGCATGCTCGCCGACCGCAGGCGCGTGGCCCTGCTCCTGGGCACCACCGTGGACAAGGTTGGCACCGTCCTCTGCGAGGCCCTGAACAACCCCATCGTGCCCAAGGTGGTCAAGGCCGGCAGCGCCGTGTGCCAGGAGGTGGTGCACAAGGCCACGGATCCCGGCTTCGACATCCGCACCCTCATCCCCGCTCCCACCAACACCCCCGAGGACGCCGGCCCCTTCATCACCATGGGCCTGTGCTACGGCAAGGATCCCGAGAACGGCCAGGAGGACGTGACCATCCACCGCCTGTGCGTGCAGGGCAAGGACGAGATCTCCATGATGTTCGTCCCCGGGCGCCACCTGGACTCCTTCCGCATCAAGGCGGAGAAGGCCGGCAAGCCCCAGCCCATCTCCATCAGCATCGGCCTGGACCCCGCGGTGTACGTCGCCGCGTGCTTCGAGGCCCCCTCCACGCCCCTGGGCTTCAACGAGCTGGGCATCGCCGGCGCCGTGCGCGGCCAGGCCGTGGAAGTGGTGGAGTGCCTCACGGTGGACGCCAAGGCCATCGCCAACGCGGAGATCGTCATCGAAGGCTTCCTCCAGCCCGACGTGCGCGTCGTGGAGGACCAGAACAGCCACACCGGCAAGGCCATGCCGGAATTCCCCGGCTACAACGGCCCTGCCCACCCGAGCCTGCCGGTCATCAAGGTCACGGCCGTCACCCACCGCGTCAATCCCATCATGCAGACCACCATCGGCCCCTCCGAGGAGCACGTGAACCTCGCGGGCATCCCCACCGAGGCCTCCATCACCACCATGGTGGGCAAGGCCCTTCCGGGCTTCCTCCAGAACGTCTACGCGCATCCCTCGGGCGGCGGCAAGTACCTCGCCATCCTCCAGGTGAAGAAGGCCGTGCCCTTCGACGAGGGCCGCCAGCGCCAGGCCGCGCTCCTGGCCTTCTCGTCCTTCTCGGAGCTCAAGCACGTCATCCTCGTGGACGAGGACGTGGATCCCTTCGACACCAACGACGTGCTGTGGGCCATGACCACCCGCTTCCAGGCCGACGCCGACGTCATCGCCATCCCCGGCGTGCGCTGCCACCCCCTGGACCCCTCCCAGACCCCCGAGATGAGCCCGTCCATCCGCGGCAAGGGCATCGCCACCAAGGCCATCTTCGACTGCACCGTCCCCTTCGAGCTCAAGGCCCGTTTCCAGCGCGCCCAGTTCATGGAAGTCGACTACAAGCGGTTCCTCTAA
- a CDS encoding DUF554 domain-containing protein → MIGPFVNGASVVLGSLTGASMGNKISENLRTKMPLVFGVSSMGLGIAMIVKVKFLPAVILALLVGTAIGELLHLEDYIMKLASKTRGFIDTFAKPAEGITHEEFLGKFVAILVLFCASGTGIFGAMNEGMTGDTSLLMVKSFLDLFTAAIFATALGYSVATLAIPQFVIQGSLFLLATKILPLTTPFMIADFSACGGLIMVATGFRIAGIKPFSVANMLPALFIAMPISALWVRFMVH, encoded by the coding sequence ATGATCGGTCCTTTCGTCAACGGCGCGTCCGTCGTCCTCGGCAGCCTCACCGGCGCCTCCATGGGCAACAAGATCAGCGAGAACCTGCGCACCAAGATGCCCCTCGTGTTCGGGGTCTCCTCCATGGGCCTGGGCATCGCCATGATCGTCAAGGTCAAGTTCCTTCCCGCGGTGATCCTCGCCCTCCTGGTGGGCACCGCCATCGGCGAGCTCCTCCATCTGGAGGACTACATCATGAAGCTCGCCAGCAAGACCCGCGGCTTCATCGACACGTTCGCCAAGCCCGCCGAGGGCATCACCCACGAGGAGTTCCTGGGCAAGTTCGTGGCCATCCTGGTGCTCTTCTGCGCCAGCGGCACCGGGATCTTCGGGGCCATGAACGAGGGCATGACCGGGGACACCTCCCTGCTCATGGTCAAGTCCTTCCTGGACCTCTTCACCGCGGCCATCTTCGCCACGGCCCTGGGCTACTCGGTGGCCACCCTCGCGATCCCGCAGTTCGTGATCCAGGGCAGCCTCTTCCTCCTGGCCACCAAGATCCTGCCCCTGACCACCCCCTTCATGATCGCGGACTTCTCCGCCTGCGGCGGCCTCATCATGGTCGCCACCGGCTTCCGCATCGCGGGCATCAAGCCCTTCTCGGTGGCCAACATGCTCCCGGCGCTCTTCATCGCCATGCCCATCAGCGCCCTCTGGGTGCGCTTCATGGTGCACTAG
- a CDS encoding hydrogenase small subunit, whose translation MSVPRESLWETMKGKGYSRREFMEFCGFAAVAAGLGTQATAAVAATFEKKGRPPVVWLHFQECTCCSESFIRGSHPVVADVLLDAISLDYTQTLQAASGAAAEKCLHDTMKNYPGKYILLVEGSVPTGAGGAYCCINGESAEEILKKAAKDAAAIIAWGNCASYGCVQAAKPNPTNATAISKLVGKPVINVPGCPPIADVMAAVVTHILMFGRGPELDAQGRPKEFYGRRVHDTCYRRPYYDAGLFVDAWDDEGARKGYCLFRMGCRGPVTYNACSVTKWNGSVSYPIQSGHGCIGCSENGFWDNGPFYRHLPHTPGFGIESTADTIGLGLGIGVAVGVAAHAVTTNIRKRPLIAETVKESSPAGQTEDEGAK comes from the coding sequence ATGTCGGTGCCAAGGGAGTCCCTGTGGGAGACCATGAAGGGGAAGGGCTACAGCCGTCGCGAGTTCATGGAGTTCTGCGGCTTCGCGGCGGTGGCCGCGGGGCTGGGGACCCAGGCCACCGCGGCCGTCGCGGCCACCTTCGAGAAGAAGGGCCGGCCCCCGGTGGTGTGGCTCCACTTCCAGGAGTGCACCTGCTGCAGCGAATCCTTCATCCGGGGATCCCACCCGGTGGTGGCCGACGTGCTCCTGGACGCCATCTCCCTGGACTATACCCAAACCCTCCAGGCCGCCTCGGGCGCCGCGGCGGAGAAGTGCCTCCACGACACGATGAAGAACTACCCCGGCAAGTACATCCTCCTGGTGGAGGGCTCCGTGCCCACGGGCGCGGGCGGGGCCTACTGCTGCATCAACGGAGAAAGCGCCGAGGAGATCCTCAAGAAGGCCGCCAAGGACGCCGCGGCCATCATCGCCTGGGGCAATTGCGCCTCCTACGGCTGCGTCCAGGCCGCGAAGCCCAACCCCACCAACGCCACGGCCATCTCGAAGCTGGTGGGCAAGCCCGTGATCAACGTCCCCGGGTGCCCGCCCATCGCCGACGTCATGGCCGCGGTGGTCACGCACATCCTGATGTTCGGGCGCGGGCCCGAGCTGGACGCCCAGGGCCGGCCCAAGGAATTCTACGGGCGCCGGGTGCACGACACCTGCTACCGCCGCCCCTACTACGACGCCGGGCTCTTTGTGGACGCCTGGGACGACGAGGGCGCGCGCAAGGGGTACTGCCTGTTCCGCATGGGCTGCCGGGGGCCGGTGACCTACAACGCGTGTTCGGTGACCAAGTGGAACGGGAGCGTCAGCTATCCCATCCAGTCCGGCCACGGCTGCATCGGGTGCTCGGAGAACGGGTTCTGGGACAACGGGCCCTTCTACCGCCACCTGCCCCACACCCCGGGCTTCGGCATCGAATCCACCGCCGACACCATCGGCCTCGGGCTGGGCATCGGGGTGGCGGTGGGGGTCGCCGCCCATGCCGTCACCACCAACATCCGCAAACGCCCGCTCATCGCCGAGACGGTGAAGGAATCCTCCCCCGCGGGCCAGACTGAAGACGAAGGGGCCAAGTGA